The following proteins are co-located in the Chryseobacterium sp. LJ668 genome:
- a CDS encoding 50S ribosomal protein L25/general stress protein Ctc, with protein MKSITIQGTKRESVGKKSTKALRDAELVPCVVYGGGEPLNFSALEKAFKGLVYTPEAHTVSIEVDGQVIPAVLQDIQFHPITDKIIHADFYRLSDDKPVIMEVPVRLTGRSKGVVAGGVLRQSFRKLKVKAIPANLPDEVVVDITSLKIGNKLYVGSLKAEGFTFVHPDNAVVVAVKMSRNAAKGGAMADDDDEEVATEVEGEAPATEEAAAE; from the coding sequence ATGAAATCTATTACAATTCAAGGTACAAAAAGAGAAAGCGTGGGCAAAAAGTCGACAAAAGCTTTACGTGATGCTGAATTAGTTCCTTGTGTTGTTTACGGAGGTGGCGAGCCATTGAACTTCTCTGCTTTAGAGAAAGCGTTCAAAGGTTTGGTATATACTCCTGAAGCACACACGGTATCTATTGAAGTTGACGGACAGGTAATTCCTGCAGTTCTTCAGGATATTCAGTTTCACCCGATTACAGACAAAATCATTCATGCAGACTTCTACAGATTATCTGACGATAAGCCAGTAATTATGGAAGTTCCTGTAAGATTGACAGGTCGTTCTAAAGGTGTTGTAGCTGGTGGTGTTTTGCGTCAGTCTTTCAGAAAACTGAAAGTAAAAGCTATTCCTGCAAACTTACCAGACGAGGTGGTTGTAGACATTACTTCATTGAAGATTGGTAACAAACTTTATGTTGGAAGTCTTAAGGCTGAAGGGTTCACATTTGTACACCCGGACAATGCAGTTGTTGTAGCTGTTAAAATGTCTAGAAATGCAGCTAAAGGTGGTGCAATGGCAGATGACGACGACGAGGAAGTGGCAACTGAAGTTGAAGGAGAAGCTCCAGCAACTGAAGAAGCAGCAGCTGAATAA
- a CDS encoding cysteine desulfurase, translating into MFDIQEIRSQFSILNQQVNGKPLVYLDNAATSQKPNSVLEVWKQYYTEINANVHRGIHTLSQLATEEMELSRRKIQKFINAKNDFEVIFTKGTTEGINLIAYILTQKIKKDDEIIISYLEHHSNIVPWQLLCERTGAKLRVIPIDQEGILQLDYLDEFLSEKTKVVSVNQVSNALGIVNPIEEIIAKTRANSDAYIVIDGAQSVPHFKIDVQALDCDFFVFSGHKMYAPMGTGILYGKQAILEDLPPFHGGGEMIAVCSFDQTTYAGLPFKYEAGTPNVGGNIALGAAVDFINKIGHDNIQNHENALLEYAQKHLLEIEGLKVYGENANRTGVVSFNLIGMGISSDVGMILDKMGVAVRTGHHCTQPIMDFFDIAGTVRASFAVYNTFEEIDLLVEGVKKAQRMLA; encoded by the coding sequence ATGTTTGACATTCAGGAAATAAGAAGTCAGTTTTCTATATTAAATCAGCAAGTGAATGGTAAGCCATTGGTTTACTTAGACAATGCAGCAACATCGCAAAAACCCAACTCTGTTTTAGAAGTATGGAAACAATATTATACAGAAATCAATGCCAATGTCCACAGAGGAATTCATACGTTGAGTCAATTGGCTACTGAAGAAATGGAGCTTTCAAGAAGGAAAATTCAGAAATTCATCAATGCTAAAAATGATTTTGAAGTAATTTTCACAAAGGGAACCACAGAAGGAATTAACCTCATCGCTTATATTTTAACTCAAAAAATTAAAAAAGACGACGAGATTATCATTTCATACCTGGAGCATCACTCAAATATCGTTCCTTGGCAATTGCTTTGTGAAAGAACTGGTGCAAAATTAAGAGTAATTCCAATCGATCAGGAAGGAATTCTTCAGCTTGATTATTTAGATGAATTTTTAAGTGAGAAAACAAAGGTCGTTTCTGTCAATCAAGTTTCAAATGCTTTGGGGATTGTCAATCCTATTGAAGAAATTATCGCAAAAACGAGAGCCAATTCTGATGCATATATCGTTATCGACGGAGCTCAGTCTGTACCGCATTTTAAAATTGATGTTCAGGCTTTAGATTGTGATTTCTTTGTGTTTTCAGGTCACAAAATGTATGCTCCGATGGGAACTGGTATTTTGTACGGAAAGCAGGCGATTTTAGAAGATTTGCCGCCATTTCATGGAGGCGGTGAGATGATTGCGGTTTGCTCATTTGATCAGACTACTTACGCAGGTTTACCTTTTAAATATGAAGCAGGAACTCCAAATGTAGGTGGGAATATCGCTTTGGGAGCCGCCGTTGATTTCATCAATAAAATAGGTCATGACAATATACAAAATCATGAAAATGCTTTGTTGGAATATGCTCAAAAACATCTCTTAGAAATTGAAGGTTTAAAAGTCTATGGCGAAAATGCCAACAGAACCGGAGTTGTTTCATTTAATCTCATCGGAATGGGAATTTCCTCAGATGTCGGAATGATTCTAGATAAAATGGGTGTTGCCGTACGAACCGGACATCACTGTACACAACCGATTATGGATTTCTTTGATATTGCTGGGACGGTGAGAGCAAGTTTTGCAGTTTACAATACATTTGAGGAGATTGATTTGTTGGTAGAGGGTGTGAAAAAAGCGCAGAGAATGTTGGCATAA